The Archocentrus centrarchus isolate MPI-CPG fArcCen1 chromosome 3, fArcCen1, whole genome shotgun sequence sequence CTTTCTCAAATCCTTAACGTAATATTAAAGACTAATCCTTTTAAAGGTAATAATTCATACAAGattcaaaaatatgttttttgagGCTTATCAGGCAGTTTATATAGCTCATAAAAGTCTATCAAATGTTATCCTTTCACATAATAGGTAGATTTGGCCAAGCTATATTATTACCTTAAAGATATATAAAAGATATACAAATACGTATAATTTACAAATGTCATGCTTCATTGCGTTTTATTATTGAGGatatatttgttttctgtttatctCTCTTGCTTCTCCATTGTTCTGTtcttccttgtgtgtgtaagtaACAAACTCAAAGCACATCTACATCTCTATATCCACAATATACTGTAATCgacttaaaatatatatattggaGTTTAAAAGTCAATAAGCTGTAAattacaaaatgtaaatgacaCGTCTAAAGGCCCACCTGATCAACAAGCCCGTTTAGGACAGAGAGATGTTTTAAGGGGTAACTTGCAAATATGGTGGCTGTGGCATTTTCACCTGTAACAATAAATTCTCCTTTGGTAAAGTCCATCAAAGCATCTgcgaaaaaggaaagaaagacaaagTTGATAAAATTACAgtcataaagcaccttgaggcaactgttgttgtgatttagtgctttGTGATTAGTGATTTGGTTTGTGAAGCGGTATTACTAAATGCCTAAAATAACTTCACTTGATCTTATTATTTCAGATTGGATGCTTATTTTAGGTTTCCTCAGAAAATCCTATTCTTTGAAACTGCTTTCTGGTACTGGTGAAATTTACACCCACCATAATATAATCCATAGACGGCACAAGATCCAGCAAAAGCCCCCAGGAACTGTGCCGCCACATACACAGGGAATTTCTTCAGAGGCAGCTTCCCCAGGATCACCATGGCCAGAGAGACCGCAGGGTTCACATGGCCTCCTGCAACGACGCgacaaacattaacagcatAATATTACGGCATGTACGagtcaaaaaataataaataaataaaaacaacagttggTACCAATGATGTTATAAAAAAGCTTCGACAAAACTATTTTTTGCAATGAATGATGGCCGCAGAGTTCTCAAAGCCCCGTACAACAGTCTTTAACCTCAAACGTTCAGGTTATTGTCACCGCAGACAAAGAAAGGCATTAAAACCTCACATTTGAGACTTTTTTTGCTTAAAAGTGATTTAAGAATATGCTGCATTCAGCATGAGACTCCTATATTACAGCCAGGCTCACCGTAAGGGCAATTTTTAAACTGTCCTTACAGTTTTTCTAAGTTTCTATGTGGCATCTTCTGagtttttttaaacttagaAGATGCCATGAACTTTTTATTCCACATTCTTCTTCCTTGTCAATTGACATGAGGCCATTTATCCCATAACCTACAAACAAACTCTGATGTGTGAAATTGATGGAGTTACCCTTAACTATCAAATGCTGATTGACAAATTAATTGACTAATCATTTAAGCTCTAAATCAGATGTCAAACATCTGAGATCAAGGAGGAGTACTTAGCCAAGCATTTAAAAATCTCTCGTGTCTTATCAGATGAGGTGAAATCAGTGTGCAGTGGATTAAAACACTTGGTGATGTCCTGTCTGATTATTTCATGCTTGTGATCAAACCCTCTGCTAAAAAtcttgaggatactttcaaacAAAGGGTACCGGGTTTGTGTGCCTTCAGAGTCAATCCCCCTTCTTCTGCATTGTCCTAAAAAGGCGTGTTTGAACACATTCCAGCCAATTGTTATTAGGCTGTGATGGCAGTGTGGGGTCATTTATTTAACACTCTGGGATCTTGGCTTTGACCTAGATGTGGTAACACCACTGGGGGTATCAGCCATGCGCCCATTGTTAATCTCCCCATcctgttcacaaacacagaccACGACAACCAGCCAGACCTGCCTGTCTGAATTGCATCTGACATAATCTGCCTGAATCTGCTTAAGGCACACGTAGGCTGCGGGTCATTAGAGTGACCATGATGTGTCACACTTACCGTACACTGTCATCTAAAATCTCAGACTACAAAGTGAAAACAATTGTGTTTTCTCCTCCTATGGAGCCGCCCTGCCAGGGAAGCCTAGAAAGACAGACTTGCCACACCTGACCCCCCTACTCTCCAGAGACCCATGCCCCAGTAAAGCTCATTAGTCCAATACCTATGATCATCTTCAGAGATGTCGTTGGACAGAAGCTTCCCACTGAGCTGTGGACCCTGGGGCTGAATGGCCCAGTCATGCAGCAAAAGCATATATTAACCTTGCTGTCCTCAGACTTTTTAGCTACTCTTCTGAAGCTTTAAAACTCCCCTTATGTATCTCATGTAGCTCAAGTAAAACTGAACTATGAGCCTCTGTGCTCCAAACAATTGTACttatcagccaaaaaaaaaaaaaaaaaaaaaaaaggtaatcaTCTGTCACACTGAAATTTTTCAATCATTAGTGTTAAATTTCTATAAACAACAAAAGGACTGCCATGAGTCTCTATGGAATGGGCTTATAGACACAAATGTTATATGAGAGCGATATGGcactcaaagaatcctgaatTGAAACTATGGAGAAATAGTTATTATAGTTACAAATGGTGTAactacagaagaaaaaaacgCTTTTTAAACCCTTAGTTTGGGGCAAAGTCAGCCCACTTTTAAAGCTTTGTTTTCATAAAATTTGATTGGTTCTTCGATACATGCAGTGTTTTTATGTCCCAGTGACCAAAGAAATTAAAGTTATTTAGATAATACTTCAAAATAAGTGTCCAAATAAGTTCCTGGAGGTGTTTAAAAATGGTGAGATTTGCAACAATATAGTGCACTGCAAAAGTTATCAGACCCTAAAGTTTTCCACGTCTCGCTGTGTTTTAGGCTAATCTTAAAATGGACTCAAGTGGGCGTTTCCCTCATTATGTTATGCACAATACttcacaacaacaaagaaaatcacGTTAttgaattgttttatttattaaaaattaaaacatattaCAACATAAgtagtctctctgtgttagctagGTTGTACCCTGCTTAGGATAGGCTTCAGCAACCCCCACAaccttgaattggataagctggaaaaagatggatgggtggatggatgcatggatggatggatatagaTGGACGGCATTCAGACCTTTTGATATGACACTTGTAATGTCTAAAGTCCAACCAATTTATAGGTGAACCAATATTGTCGCTGATTTGAGCTATTTGCCTATTTATCAGTATCAGCATTTATAAAAGTGGATAAATCCAAACTTATAAACTTAAGgcaggagaaacacccttcatcCATGTTATGAATGTTGAGCTTGCAtaatttgtccaccagagggcagtctGCAACTTCCCTATTGGCAACACAGCTGTTTGGAACCACAAATACAACAATTAGCTGATCCGAGCAGAGTAAATAATTAACTACACATgacaaatgttagggaaatctgtttattaAGTTGGCCATTATATCAGAATATAATATTGGTGTTGGTAATATTAACCCTACACAGGGGTGTAACAATCAACCTTAAAAATCCTGTAACAGTACAACTTTAGTAGTGGCTCTTGAGATGTTTTTACAACTTCAATGGAGTCCACCTGTGCCTTAACTGAACAAACTGGTTATATAATTAGAAAAGGCACACAGCTTCTGTAACTTAGAGAACTTTGTAAGATCCCTCAGCTTACATAGTAAATCAAGAGTCAAAACTGAGCCATGAAGTTGAGCGACTTGTCTGACTGGACTGGCAAAGGCAGAGTAATGGAGAAGGATCCAAGaaaatttcagcttttttgCACAGGCCCACAAGCATGACAGCCTCCATCACTCTCTGGTTGATTTGGAACTACCAACAGTAATTCTAGATCTGTGCTCTAAGCCAAACTGAGTAATTGGGGATGAAAGTTCTTTATCAGAAAGGTAACCGAGAACCTGCTGGTCACAGTGAAAGACAGCTAGTTCCTTTGTGGAGATAAGACAACCACTGTTGCAGAGCTCCACCAATCAGGCCTTTATTGTGGAGAGACCAGAAAGAAGCAATTCCTCACTGAAAGGCACAGAACAACCGGCTGGAAGTTTGCCGGAAGGCGTCTGAATGACCCATAGAGCAAAATCTTCTAGTCTGATGAAATGAAAATTCAAGTATTTGGCCAAAATTCCCAAAAGAATCCAGGCGCTAAGCAACAGCTCATTTTAATATTGTTGTTACACAtgaacatggtggtggtagcgtTATGCTGCTTTTTCTGAGATCGAGTCTATGAGGGTAGGAGGAAAAATGGAGAGACAGATGCAGAAAACTGAGAAATTGCGAGAGAAACCATTTTCTAAAGTGATCAGGATGTTGGATGTCGGCAAACTTACAGATTTCACCAACAACAACCTGATGAGTGCCAACAAGAAATAACAGGAGCTTGCTTTGAGAAAATTCAATAAAAGTCTGGGAGTGACCTATAATCTAGAGTCTGGAGCTGAGCATCTGTGGGGAGACCTGAAAATGTGTGTGCACCAATGTTCCCCATCCGGTGTAACTGAGCGGGAATTATTCTGCTAAAAACAGGTCCAAAAAGTAAGATGTGCCAAGGCTGTTGGATCATTGCCATGAAGATTTTAGACTGTAAGTAATGCCGAAAGGTGCTTAAACCAAGTGCTAAGTAAAGGATCTAAATACTTAAAGTAAATGGGGtatttcagcctttttttttttttaaataaatgaacaaaaattcTCCACTCCAGTGTGAAAAGAGTTAGCCTCTCTATATCCACCTACCAGTACCTAGAAACTCATGCTATatggaaaatatataaaaacatattaTGCCTATCTTTTTTGTAAAAACCTCTAATTTTATTTCTCAGACTATTTCCAGAGATAGTAGCTTTCTGAAGTGTGCAAAGAAATGCACATGTAACCCTCATAGAACAGCAAATATTCCTTTTAAACAAAGATGCTGGCAAGATCTTGTTACCACTGAACTCGCTGCTTCTCCTTATTTCAGATACATTGAACTCTTCTTTTCAGCAGTTATTAAGCCTTCAGATGCCACAGCATTTATACAATCTCTTATTTCAGCCTTAAAGCCCCCCCTCCAAATACTGATGAAATGGCCATACATCTTATGGAGTCTGCACAATGCAACCCTTGACAAACTGGATACTGTAATTGCTGATTAATGGACACTCACTTTGGCTCAGACAGCCTATAAGAAGCACCGTGACATTTAACAACTATTCCCTCCTATCCCTGTCATTGCTGGCAAAGCACAGCAGGGTCTGCTTAATCCTCAAGGAATGCACCTGATAAAGCCCCATTGGGACAAACTTTCCAGACCTAAACCACATTAGGACTACTATTAACCTGAAATTCAGCCCATTAGAGAAGATAATTAAATAATGGCAATAATTTACCGCCTTACAGtccataaaaaatataaactttaTATTAAGACCTGCATattttcagataaatacagagaaaatatgGAGATCTGACTTACATAGAGTAACCTGGAGTAGGGCGACCTTCATTATCAACTTtagtcttttttatttatttatttttttcaggttgAATTATCAAGTAACTATAAGCATTTGTCATCTCATCTCTTTCACTAAgagaacacagagaaacaacTGAATTAATGATGAAGATTAATATGACAACAAACTGAAACTGGTGTTGCAATTAGGTGCCTGCAGGTGAAACCTTAACAATCAATCTTAGATTATGTTTATGTATTGTGAGAAGGTGTCCTTTCGTCTGTTAATAAGATTTTAAACTCTGTATTTTTGGCTTTTTACCACTTTCTAACATTTTAGTGACAAAACAATCAACTCATCTGTGGAATTTCTGATAATCAACAAATTGTTATGGGCAACTTTTACCTGACACTCCCCCTGCGATGTAGACGGCCATCATGACTCCAAGAGTGAAGCCAATGTGGACGCTCAGTATGTCACAGAGATGTGTTCTGCTCAGCACCATCTGGGCCACTGAGCCACACCCAAAGAGCTGGAACACAAACAAGAATACAAACATAAACAGTGGAGGCGGAAAGGCCAATTGCCTTTAATTTCATTGGTCCAACTATACCCACCATTAACACTAGCCCTCTTGTCCATCAACAACCTCCAACTGCACCAATTTGTACAATTTGTAGGGGGGAAACAATAATGAGTCTCCCACTTAATTAGGTAAAGGTTGTGAGTAATTTAGAGGGATAAAGTGTGGAACCCACAGCATTCATCCACAAATAAATAGGCTgttgttgaagctgcatcacaggCATTAGAGGTGACAGGTGGAGATCAGGGTGGACAGGTGGAGGAGAGGATACTCAGATTACAGAAGAACATAACTGTTTGAATGAATTAAAACATAGGAAAAATATACTTCTAGTGTAAAAATTATCTCATCATTTGCTATTCTTGACCTAATTTAATTCCATGTTCATCTTTTTTTGTGGATTATGTTGTAAGAACATTTGATTTTTCAAAATTTGTAGAAAGGGAGGTCTTCACTTGTGGATGCTTTGTAAAGAAGAGAAACCTTCCCTATCAGCCAcgttttgttgtgatttttacagtCTGTCAGGAGCAAATCAAAACTGACCACATGAAAGACAAAGTCTGTTATTTTCAAGATATACAGCAGTCAAAATCCCTAGAGACCCAGTTGACACCTTATTAGCATAGGCTGTTGGTTCGCAGCTTTAAAGCGTCTGTTTAAGCTGGATGACAGGTGCAGAGGGAGGTACTCACTATCAAGAAAAATATGCCCAGAAACTCCGCCAAGAACTCCTTAAAGATGTCCCGCCTCAGGCCAAGTTTCTCTTTTATCTTCTTCCTGTATTCGTTTTCCATTTTTCCTGCGGCTTCTTGATGTCTTCCTTCTGACACAACAAACAGCTAACAACTCTGATGGACTCTCTGTGTAACACTGTCGGTGCAGGTTGTCGCCTCCCACTCGGTGCGCTCGGACCGCGCAGCCCTGACAGGCTGGCAGGGATGTTAAGCTTTCTGAATCCGTTTCCCTTGGTGACCACAAGAGGTCTACTTCCACTtcctacagattttttttttttttttagttgcttTGACTCAATTTTTGAATCGTCGCTAAAGTTGTTAAAACAAAACGTGAAATTCTTCCCGTGCGCAACACCAAGTGCATTTGCGCACGTGTTTTACACGCAGGTAAGCAAATAACTGAGCTCAACTGCCTGGTAATTGAACAATTAATTAATTGTTATGGGCTAGTTTTACTACACAAAATGTGCTGGGATTGTGTCATTGTGTAAGTCACCACACAGTCCATCTAACTGTGGAAATCTGACAACCCTACAGGTGTAAGTCACAATAATGTGGATTGTAGAACATTTTCGTCGGTCTTGAGCGCAACACAGGTACAAGTTGTAACCACGGAGGAGCCTGCTCTTTAATGAACAGTTCACAGAGGTAATAGCCACGGTCAGGGGAAGTAGCACAAAGATGCAGAGGCGTGCAGAAGATGGTTGCAGCATGCACGCCAGTGCAGAGGGGTGCATTAAGGTCCATGAGAATTTCTGGAAAAAAGGAGTGACATGAAGTCCAGAGATTCCCAGCAGTGTTTTGTTACTCTGTGCAGACATAGGCCAGTGTTTTTAGGTATTGACAGTCTTCATGTTTTGCTCTGTGCAGTGCCTGTGTAGTAATCCCCCCCTCTCTGCCTCAACcctcaccatcaccaccaccacctcgttttaattcttttggctgtattgtgctgtgttgtgtgatCATCACAGGACAGCTGCTTTCACCACACCTGTAAGCACTGTTTTTCTTTACAAAGTAGTTACAGTGTTAAACCATGTGCTCGGCATCTGAATTAAACACTCAGTAGCGGTCAGTTATCCTCCATAAACAAAAAGACTTACTGCTCCAGCAAATTCAGCGCCAGTGAAAACATGTCGGACGACTTTTAAGAAATTAGAAAAAGTCACTCATAGCTCCCACTGTCATTTTGGTGGCAATGTTTGTTGACTCAAAAGATTAATTTTGACACATAGATTTTGAGCGCGTTCCTGACGTTTTGGTGCATGTATAAGCTTTTCAGAGGAACGGATCTTCAGTGTTGAGaatttaaagtgttttgagAAATATGCCAAAGCAGCTGAGGAGAAAAACGACAGAATAGTATGTGCTTAAAACTTAATAGCGCATATACTGATAAATTTTACACTTATAAAAATCCAATTCGTAGCTGCGTCAGTTttgtaaaagtttttgttttagcGAGCTCGGGGAGCTTGGGGATTTACCAGGTAAATATGAACCAATGAAAGATTTTCTATTGGGAGTGCAGATATCAAACACACGATctagagaaagaaaaatcaaacaattttatttttatgaaaacCTTTCGGGTCTATTGgaagttatattaaaaaaaaaaaaaaaaaaaaacatgacagtgtGTATTTTAACAGAACTTTATAGGAATCCtcattatttgcttttattgctCATTTGTCccaaaatatacaataaaaataataaccgCCTTTAATCAACATACATTTAGGATAAAATATCAAATCAGTTTCAATTAATAAGCAGCTTTGTCtcagtttaaataattaaaatctaattatttagGCAAAGTAGACTAACTTATTCACGGGGGAGTTAAAGTGCAGATATTTACAAATGTGTCCGCCAACAAATAAGCACAGAAAAAATGAGAATAGTTTAATAATGAGAATATTAAAAACGATTAGATATCCCGAATATAAGAAACTAACCTCGTTAAAGGATTGCGTGGGATATGGTGGCCATTCTTCAGCCTTGTTTCTTGATTTTTTGCGCACGGAACCACACACTTGGATCTGAACTATTAGACACATTTAGTTTCTACattagtttttacattttcattctaacgtttggggaaaaaagagacCCCAATTAataattttggttgtttttgtgattaaaagaacaacaaaaacatatttcccAACTTTCAGAAATATGCACGTACATGCATTAGTCAGTTATTTGCTCTCTGCAGTACTTTGAGGAAAACACTACCAGTGAAcctggattctttttttttttctttttttgggggggggggggggggggggggcactcacCTTTTCTTTAGGAAATGGTTTCCCACTCACCTTCCTTCATCTGCCTTCAGGAAGGTTTGTGCTTCTTCGACTCATCGCTGGCTGTAAGTCATACCTCCATTTGTTATCGTTTCACGTTACCATCACTTCAGCTTATCAAGCGTCTCTCCCGAAATATGCAGACTTCAGTGAACGTGTGTGACCCCGAAGAGTCTCAGGCTCTCTGCGTCCAACAGAGGGAGCTCcatgaaaacatttgaagtGGCGGCTAAACGTTTGTCACACCGTCTCTCCGGTATGCCTTATCTTCCGTTCACTGCGCTCTGTGAAAAGGTGAGACGACAGGCTGAGAATGGGATGTTTTGAATCCATTAATCAATGTCACAGTTTCAGAGCCGTCCTCTTTGATGTGAAACAGACACTTGGAGAGTGTCGCCCATGCTGTGAAAAAAAGAGTGATGTGCTGATGGAGAAAAAGCATCCTGCGGGGATTTGCAAATTATGGACCTACATCTGTCCCAAACTCCTTTGTCCTGTCAGGAGGCTCAAGTTATGAA is a genomic window containing:
- the aqp9b gene encoding aquaporin-9b — its product is MENEYRKKIKEKLGLRRDIFKEFLAEFLGIFFLILFGCGSVAQMVLSRTHLCDILSVHIGFTLGVMMAVYIAGGVSGGHVNPAVSLAMVILGKLPLKKFPVYVAAQFLGAFAGSCAVYGLYYDALMDFTKGEFIVTGENATATIFASYPLKHLSVLNGLVDQVIATAALVICILAITDRKNIGAPKGMEPLCIGLIIMGIGVSMSLNCGYPINPARDLSPRFFTALAGWGMEVFRAEGCWWWIPVVGPMVGGAVGAGVYALFIELHHPEPEKQEENNVQDKYEIITMT